The following is a genomic window from Strongyloides ratti genome assembly S_ratti_ED321, chromosome : 1.
ACAGAAGGTGAGATAAAAGAATTGATACAGGCAACAAAAgaagtttttaataaacaaccAATATGTTTAGAAATAGAACCACCAATTATAATATGTGGTGATATTCATGGGCAGTATCCTGATTTATTAAGATTATTTGGTCATGCAGGTTTTCCAccagaaaaaaattatctttttcttGGTGATTATGTTGATAGGGGTAAACAAAGTCTTGAAGTTATTATAATGATGATGGcttataaagttttatatcctgattcattttttatattaagagGTAATCATGAATGTTATAAAGTTAATAGAATTTATGGATTTTATGAAGAAATTAATAGAAGATATAAATCACCATCATTATACGATGACTTTTCAAATCTTTTTGACTTTATGCCACTTACAGCTATTGTAggtgataaaatattatgtatgCATGGTGGTTTATCAccagaattaaaaaaaagagatgatttaaaaaatattcctaGACCTATATGTccttataaaaatagtatagtATGTGATTTACTGTGGTCAGATCCTGATTCAAGTGCTAGTGGTTTTACCGCTAATGCCAGAGGAATTTCTTATCTTTTTGGAACTAATGTTGTTCTTAAAACTTTAGAAGACCTTAATTTAGAATTAATTTGTAGAGCACATCaggtaatattttaataaatattttaacaaacagttttttttttctttaggTTGTCCAAGATGGATATGAATTTTTTGCAAATAAACGCCTAGTAACAATATTTTCAGCACCTCATTATTGTGGTCAATTTAGTAATAATGCTGCTTATATGGAAATTAATGAAGATTTATTAtgtaattttgttattttaaaaccaTCAATAAAAATGCGTATTGTTGCTGGACCAACGCCAAAAGGagatttatctttataaaaaaaaatgtcagttaataatatatgtataacaattattatattaagtaatattttaacgTTTTTTACTGCTATCAATTTTtctctaaaaaaatatcgaaatataaatgaatgtattttatcatttttttaaaacaataaatatataaataatattatctttttttttatatttaaaaaaataaaatatataataaatttatatattatatattatgttCTTTTTGGAGAAGAAGATTTCTATGAAGTTGAGGTTGTATATCACAAACAAGTTGTAGAAGTCTATTAATAACAtgttctttatttttattaacagaatcttctaaattttttaatgttgtaGTTGtatctaattttattttttcctcAATAGATTCTTTTGAACCAAGATATTCAGATTcaaattctttaaattttatttcttgttcctattaaaaaaaaaatttttttaataaataataattttttttatttatattatttacctctttaattttattaatttcaattTGTGCATCATATTTTGCCTCTTTTAATCTTTGAGCTTTTCTTTTTCGAGCTTCAGTAATCTTTTCTCCAGCTTTCTTTTCAGCTGCTAATAATTGTTGAATTCCTGTTGTTTGTGAAGccataacttttttattactcctaaaattaatattatatatatatatataaataaataaaaattttattttgttagtcgttaaaatgatagaataatacatttatttttttaataataaaaagttaatattaataaatataaaaaatatgtacaTAAAAAACTTCTTGTACCTTTTTTTCTTTAGTCAATTgttaatgtaatttttattatatatatatatatactattttaCCAACCTTTTTACCTCTTCGTTCATCTATTGATCTTCGGTTCTGTTCTTCAATTGTATCATAGGTATGCAAGTATAAATAGAAGATCAGGAATAGTAGagttacaaaaatatatacttatatatCATTACTTTAATACGTGATAAATtgagaaaaatttttgttgtttataatacgaaacattttataaccaattaatataaaagtttttttttttcctacaaaaataatttatttttttttccatcattttaatataaattgctttttataaaaaatttaatctaaaagtaatcaaaataacaaaaattaatatataatagtgCAAATGttatatgatatattttaaatttgaaaaaaaaaaaaaaaaattttccttccctttgaagataaaaaatattcatcaaagattatttttacttgttcctataaacattttatatactGTCTTTGTATTTgcataaatataaacatttttagtaaatttaaagtataatttttttttaatattattaacttaataaataattaactaCCAGTAtattaaactatttaaaaaaattttttttttctccaaataaaaattaaaattatcaataaaaggaaaaactttttaaaaaacatgaTTAAAAGTAAggttgttaaataaaataaaatagatgataaggaataatttaaaaaggatttttttttgctttccTAATCaagatttaataataaataaaaataaatctgaTAATacttatatgtatataaacttttataataaactagaatttttatttaacaatttctaCTTTTTTGCTGTTTTTTTACCTCCTATGAAAAGCTTAGAggcttgttttttttttttagttattatcaaaaaatgatatttatcaacaaaaattattactttttactTTTCTTTCTAAATAACAGTTCTTTAAtgatgtaaatattttttatcaacatttaaaagtacatttattcttataaattcatttatattcattattatacCGATCGTTAATGTatgtaattatattttcatttcattcacaataactttttttttcatatatttttttcttactaaattaataaaagatatgttatttacactttttttttcaatgataaaataatgcTTTCATCTACAAATgatactttaataaaaaaaagaaaaactttAGTATAAAAACACCATAAAGCTATCCACTTTAATCTTAttcttttcaatattataattaatgtctgttgtaataaaaattattttataaaaatttcttcccttatttttaataactttaatcAAACACTTATCTTTTCTTTGACAATCGTAGAGATGTATATTAAGttattaatatacatataatcaTCTAAATACCTTTTagaaaaatagtaataactTTTGAACCTGATATTTTTAGTAGCTAAGGCTTGACAAAAAGATACaaataagatatataaaatattatatatattttttttcctcagttatttttttttttaataaaatgcttttgccataaaatataaattaaaaatttcttttatccttttttaatattaattcaaAGATATAATCTTACTATccatacaaaatattttatttacatttgtgaaataatgcttttaaaaatttatgtatacATTCATATtcaattatctttttttattatgttaaaatcagatttaattttttattattatatatattaaaaatgtttaaattagttattttatttttttttttattttataagttaCCTTTGGAGATTGAATTTATTACTTAATTTTTAGtatgatatattataaaaacttttttatccCCCATCACAAtctacttttaatattttaatttaaaaaacaaaagaagTTATTAGTTATTTCCTAATAGTAATCTATCTTTGAGACTTTATTTCAAGAAtccaatttttaaaaatcaactTTCTTTATTTTCCTTGTAATTGAAGAGAAGGAAAAAAAGCGGTGAATAATTCATCTTccattattatttcaaaatttataaattcttctcgaaaatgtttcatatatctaaaaaagatataatatattttttcagaATAAAGTAAACATATATTCTAAGATTTGatatacataatatataaacattatttcttgcaatttttattaaattttaactaccaaaattttttctagaacagatttacttttaaaaaaacataatcTCAAAGTTTGTCTCTTGAacttaaaagttaaaaaataaatactaaaAAGAATGTTTAAATGACAGTGGATGTTCTTTAGTATATAATTCAAGAACAAAAATATCCATCTTTAAcattacttattttatttgaaaaaactaccaagcaaaaaataatttatctcactataatcattttaaaaaaattatttttaaaacgtTATGATCGATTAAAagtacaaaatttattaatgttgatataaaaaaaatttttcatttctaACTAATTTAGatagaagaaaaataaaattattttaataatattatacttaaaatgagggatgaaaaaaaatttctttgagggttttttttttctttgatttaattcataaatatataaatgttttttaaaaatatttgtaaagtTATTATCCTTTTCAT
Proteins encoded in this region:
- a CDS encoding Serine/threonine-protein phosphatase PP1-beta catalytic subunit; the protein is MTSTEFISTKVETKLSFQLDKFVLRLLSLGKCEKRLENIITEGEIKELIQATKEVFNKQPICLEIEPPIIICGDIHGQYPDLLRLFGHAGFPPEKNYLFLGDYVDRGKQSLEVIIMMMAYKVLYPDSFFILRGNHECYKVNRIYGFYEEINRRYKSPSLYDDFSNLFDFMPLTAIVGDKILCMHGGLSPELKKRDDLKNIPRPICPYKNSIVCDLLWSDPDSSASGFTANARGISYLFGTNVVLKTLEDLNLELICRAHQVVQDGYEFFANKRLVTIFSAPHYCGQFSNNAAYMEINEDLLCNFVILKPSIKMRIVAGPTPKGDLSL
- a CDS encoding V-type proton ATPase subunit G; the protein is MNEEVKRSNKKVMASQTTGIQQLLAAEKKAGEKITEARKRKAQRLKEAKYDAQIEINKIKEEQEIKFKEFESEYLGSKESIEEKIKLDTTTTLKNLEDSVNKNKEHVINRLLQLVCDIQPQLHRNLLLQKEHNI